A single genomic interval of Microbacterium hydrocarbonoxydans harbors:
- a CDS encoding TlyA family RNA methyltransferase — translation MTRLDAALAARGLARSRTHAATLIADGLVSVDGRPVVKASTSVADTSELSVAGADHYVGRGAHKLIAALDGFAVPVEGRLALDMGASTGGFTQVLRERGARRVLAVDVGHDQMAPAVAADPAVVVVEGFNVRHMTPENLQSVTGEASAPELVVGDLSFISLELVLPAIASVAAPGADIILLVKPQFEVGRTAVRGGLVTDPATRADAVARTAWSAWDAGLGMLGILASPILGTHGNSEYLLHLAPGRGSDPSEWSDRINALAGRR, via the coding sequence ATGACACGACTCGATGCCGCCCTCGCCGCGCGAGGACTCGCCCGTTCGCGCACCCATGCGGCCACACTCATCGCCGACGGACTGGTGAGCGTCGACGGGCGACCGGTCGTGAAGGCATCCACCTCCGTCGCCGACACCTCGGAGCTCAGCGTCGCGGGGGCCGATCACTACGTCGGACGAGGCGCGCACAAGCTGATCGCCGCGCTCGACGGTTTCGCCGTCCCGGTCGAGGGGCGCCTCGCCCTGGACATGGGGGCGTCCACCGGCGGCTTCACGCAGGTGCTCCGCGAACGGGGCGCGCGTCGTGTGCTGGCCGTCGACGTGGGTCATGACCAGATGGCACCGGCCGTCGCAGCCGACCCCGCCGTGGTGGTCGTCGAAGGCTTCAATGTCCGCCACATGACGCCCGAGAATCTGCAGAGCGTCACCGGTGAGGCTTCGGCCCCCGAACTCGTGGTCGGCGACCTCTCGTTCATCTCCCTCGAACTCGTGCTCCCCGCCATCGCGAGCGTCGCGGCGCCCGGCGCCGACATCATCCTGCTCGTGAAGCCTCAGTTCGAGGTGGGGCGAACCGCGGTGCGCGGCGGCCTCGTCACCGACCCGGCCACGCGCGCCGACGCCGTCGCCCGCACCGCGTGGAGCGCCTGGGACGCGGGACTCGGGATGCTCGGAATCCTCGCATCGCCGATCCTCGGCACGCACGGCAACTCGGAGTATCTCCTGCACCTCGCGCCGGGACGCGGCAGTGATCCGTCAGAATGGTCGGACCGCATCAACGCACTGGCAGGGAGACGATGA
- a CDS encoding HAD-IIA family hydrolase, which produces MGLFSKKAMASTPLDGVDAVLADLDGVVYAGPGALPHAVESLNAAAVTARLGYITNNASRTDASVAEHLTSLGLDVAPADVITSPQAAMRLLADIVPPPATLLIVGGAGLVDEAEKAGYTVTRSADDAPDAVVQGFAPEVAWTDLAEAAFALKVPEEEGGIPWIATNTDWTIPRERGVAPGNGTLVSAVHTAIGRLATVAGKPETPIFEEATERFGARKPLFIGDRLDTDILGAVRAGIDSALVLTGIDRPKHVLAAPEGSRPTYILSDLRELHEPYPTVTVKDGVHSVNGAAVRVSGADVEIVAEGDSQIDLLRAGAAAIWASGTPVFVLRVPERLYDDPFHRP; this is translated from the coding sequence GTGGGGCTGTTCTCCAAGAAGGCCATGGCGTCGACTCCGCTCGACGGAGTCGACGCCGTCCTGGCCGATCTCGACGGTGTCGTATACGCGGGTCCCGGTGCCCTGCCCCACGCGGTGGAGAGCCTGAATGCGGCCGCCGTCACGGCACGGCTGGGCTACATCACGAACAACGCGTCGCGCACGGATGCCTCCGTCGCCGAGCATCTCACGAGTCTCGGTCTGGACGTCGCACCGGCGGATGTCATCACGAGCCCCCAGGCGGCCATGCGGCTGCTGGCAGACATCGTGCCGCCGCCTGCGACGCTGCTCATCGTCGGTGGCGCCGGCCTCGTCGACGAGGCGGAGAAGGCGGGATACACCGTCACCCGCAGTGCCGATGATGCTCCGGATGCCGTGGTGCAGGGTTTCGCCCCCGAAGTGGCCTGGACCGACCTCGCCGAGGCGGCGTTCGCGCTGAAGGTCCCGGAAGAAGAGGGTGGCATCCCCTGGATCGCGACCAACACCGACTGGACGATCCCTCGCGAGCGTGGCGTCGCGCCGGGCAACGGCACACTCGTCTCCGCTGTGCACACGGCCATCGGCCGACTGGCCACGGTGGCGGGCAAGCCGGAGACGCCGATCTTCGAGGAGGCGACGGAACGCTTCGGCGCTCGGAAGCCGCTCTTCATCGGCGACCGCCTCGACACCGACATCCTCGGCGCCGTGCGGGCGGGGATCGACTCGGCATTGGTGCTCACGGGCATCGACCGGCCGAAGCACGTCCTGGCGGCGCCCGAGGGCTCGCGTCCCACGTACATCCTCAGCGACCTGCGTGAGCTCCATGAGCCATACCCGACGGTCACCGTCAAGGACGGCGTGCATTCGGTCAACGGCGCGGCGGTGCGAGTATCCGGTGCCGATGTCGAGATCGTCGCCGAGGGTGACTCGCAGATCGACCTCCTCCGTGCGGGAGCGGCCGCGATCTGGGCGTCGGGTACGCCGGTTTTCGTGCTGCGCGTCCCCGAACGGCTCTACGACGACCCCTTCCACCGTCCCTGA